The stretch of DNA TTTAGTCGTGATGGTCGCCGTGAATCGATCTCCGTCGACCGTGCACGTGCCGCTGTAGGTCATGACGCTGTCGCGACCCCAAATTTTGCCGTCAGCGACATGGGCAATGCCGGTGCCTTGGCCCTGCGGGGTCTTGAACCACGCCGCATAGGTGCCGTCTTTGAGCACGGGGGTTCCTCTGCCTCGGAGTTAACAATAGCCCAGATGATCGACACGGTTAGGGCTAAGACTCGGTTAATGGCGGCGTCCGTGCAAACCCGGGGTACGGCGATTGCTCTCGGGCTCGCTCGATTTAGCAGTTCAGTTGCTCGAAGAGGACCGGAAGTTGCCGCACGGTCAGATTCACGCGAATGACTGAAGGACATAGGCTCTGAGAGGTCACTCTCCAATTTTTTGAAGGAATTCTTTAATACCTGGCGCTCACATTCATTGGGCGCGGATCAGGTATTGCGTACCGCGTCAATTATAGTTTGCACTACCAATGAATTTTACGATTCGAGCGGTCAAAGACGGCGACACCACGGTATTGGTCCGAGCAGGACCCACCTTGGCCGTTGCAAAAGCGCGAGCACTTTCAAAAACGGGGTGGATCGTCGAGATCATCGATGCCGATGGCGTGTCGTATCCAGCATCGAAGTTTGATCAGTTGCTGTCATTTGATCGTCCTCGTGCCAGTCAAATGAAATCGCGCGACAATGTTCTGGATGTGGTCAGTGATATTCTGAAAAAGCGCTTCGAATGACGGTCACTCTCCGCAAGGTCATTTACCTCCATGCCGCCCTTTCGAAGCATGATGGCGAACGGTCGAGCATGGTCAGTTGGGGAAGCTTTCTTACCAGCGAAATGGCGAGTGTTGAAACGAAGCCGTTCGTGCCTGCACGCGATTTCGAGCAGTCGGAGCAATTCTATCAGCATTTAGGATTTGAACTCAGTTGGTCTGATGGGAGCCGAACGCATTTCCGGCATGGCAACTCAAGCTTCCTGCTGCAAAAACTCCACGACAAAGAGCGTGCCGATAATGTCGTAATCCATTTGCTCGTAGTGGACGTCGAAGCTTGGTGGCAACACGTTCAAGCTCAGGACTTGAAAAGCAAGTACGAGATCAACGTAGATCCCCCAAAGGATAGGCCTTGGGGCATCCGCGAATTTGTGATCGTCGATCCAAGCGGCGTTTTGTGGCGCATAGGACAGAGCATGGGTTAAGGAGAAATTCGCAGCTTCGAATGCTACAAAATGCGAAGCTCCAGTCCATCACTGGTGGGAAGCATGCGCTTTTCGCGATTTGTCCCCATCCCATGAGCCAATTTCAGTTCGCGAATCAGAGTTCGAATTTTTGTGGAGCTATTTCCCAACCTCTGTGGCCTGCAAGCAGATAATTTCTGTCCCCCGCACGTCCACCGCTCT from Bradyrhizobium sp. AZCC 1693 encodes:
- a CDS encoding VOC family protein — translated: MTVTLRKVIYLHAALSKHDGERSSMVSWGSFLTSEMASVETKPFVPARDFEQSEQFYQHLGFELSWSDGSRTHFRHGNSSFLLQKLHDKERADNVVIHLLVVDVEAWWQHVQAQDLKSKYEINVDPPKDRPWGIREFVIVDPSGVLWRIGQSMG